One segment of Carya illinoinensis cultivar Pawnee chromosome 13, C.illinoinensisPawnee_v1, whole genome shotgun sequence DNA contains the following:
- the LOC122292029 gene encoding probable LRR receptor-like serine/threonine-protein kinase At1g06840 isoform X3: MTYICFHHSNIFFNCIFNLLLVWHTHTTTIPSVGKYKKFASSDVLCVTGMSKSTTWEYGIFVIAWLCWASLSFGAQGAITDTVEVTALQAIKRSLIDPNKNLSNWNRGDPCTSKWTGVVCSNTTLDDGYLHVQELQLLKMRLSGSLSPELGKLSYLQILDFMWNSISGSIPKEIGNITTLKLLLLNGNNLTGPLPEELGYLPNLDRIQIDQNNISGPIPVSFANLNKTKHFHMNNNSISGQIPPELSRLPSLVHFLLDNNNLSGYLPPEFSELPNLLIIQLDNNHFDGTTIPASYSRMSKLLKLSLRNCNLQGEIPDLSQIPNLGYLDLSLNLLNGTIPTERLSENITSIYLSNNNLTGTIPDSLSNLTHLQKLSIANNSLNGSVPSTIWQDRTLNGSESLTVELQNNNLSSITGDTNLPPNVTVWLQGNPFCSNTNLVSFCGSESDAENKNPGPTNNTLDCDSPGCPPPYEYSPKSPERCFCAAPLLVGYRLKSPGFSDFRPYKSMFEYYLTSGLDLLLYQLYIENFEWEEGPRLKMYLKFFPVYNNQSVNGFIFNTSEVRRIMNMFTSWSIPDSDIFGPYELLNFTLLDIYKDASKASLRIDGVKAFSYGEMAMATNNFNNSALVGQGGYGKVYKGILADGTIVAIKRAQEGSLQGEKEFLTEIELLSRLHHRDLVSLIGYCDEEGEQMLVYEFMVNGTLRDHLSAKCKEPLSFAMRLRIALGSAKGILYLHTEANPPIFHRDIKASNILLDSNYTAKVADFGLSRLAPVPDIEGTAPAHVSTVVKGTPGYLDPEYFLTHKLTDKSDVYSLGVVFLELLTGMQPISHGKNIVREVNVAHQSGMIFSVIDGRMGSYPSECVVKFLTLALKCCQDETDARPSMAEVVRELDSICLMMPESDIRKADPMVTDVEKYMSPPPSSSTVKNPYLSSDVSGSNLDSGVVPTIMPR, translated from the exons atgacatatatatgtttccatcattctaatatatttttcaactgTATATTCAATCTTCTTCTT GTGTGGCACACACATACTACTACAATTCCCAGTGTTGGAAAGTATAAGAAGTTTGCGAGTTCTGACGTTCTATGCGTTACTGGGATGTCTAAGTCAACAACTTGGGAGTATGGAATATTTGTTATTGCATGGTTGTGTTGGGCTTCTCTATCTTTTGGAGCTCAGGGCGCCATTACCGACACAGTGGAAG TGACGGCATTGCAAGCCATCAAGAGAAGTTTGATAGATCCCAATAAGAATCTGAGCAATTGGAATCGAGGAGATCCGTGTACATCAAAATGGACAGGGGTTGTGTGCTCCAATACAACATTAGATGATGGATATTTACATGTTCAGGAACT GCAACTTCTGAAAATGAGATTGTCAGGAAGTCTATCACCAGAGCTTGGCAAATTATCGTACCTACAAATACT GGATTTTATGTGGAACAGCATAAGTGGGAGTATACCCAAGGAGATAGGCAATATCACCACCTTGAAACTCTT GCTTCTGAATGGAAACAACTTAACAGGTCCATTACCTGAAGAGCTTGGTTATCTTCCAAACTTGGACAGAATACAAATTGATCAGAACAACATATCAGGACCAATACCAGTATCATTTGCAAATTTGAACAAAACGAAgcattt TCACATGAACAACAATTCAATTAGTGGGCAAATTCCCCCAGAACTATCCAGATTACCAAGCCTTGTTCACTT CCTTCTGGATAATAACAACTTATCAGGGTATCTTCCACCGGAGTTCTCCGAACTGCCAAATTTACTGATAAT TCAACTTGATAATAATCACTTTGATGGGACTACAATTCCAGCTTCGTATAGCAGAATGTCTAAATTGCTGAAGTT GAGCCTTAGGAACTGCAACTTGCAAGGGGAGATTCCTGATTTGAGCCAAATACCGAACCTTGGTTATCT AGATCTCAGTTTAAATCTGCTAAATGGAACCATACCTACAGAGAGACTTTCTGAGAATATCACGTCCAT CTATTTATCCAACAACAATCTTACTGGAACAATTCCTGACAGCCTTTCGAATCTTACTCATCTCCAGAAACT GTCAATTGCGAACAATTCATTGAACGGCTCTGTTCCATCCACCATTTGGCAAGATAGGACTTTGAATGGAAGTGAAAGCCTTACAGT GGAGTTGCAGAATAATAATCTTTCAAGTATTACAGGCGATACTAATCTACCTCCAAATGTCACTGTCTG GCTTCAAGGGAATCCCTTTTGCTCGAACACCAACCTAGTCAGTTTTTGTGGATCTGAAAGTgatgctgaaaataaaaatccgGGTCCAACAAATAACACTTTGGATTGTGACAGTCCAGGATGTCCACCCCCTTATGAATATTCCCCTAAATCTCCTGAACGTTGTTTCTGTGCTGCCCCTCTACTTGTTGGATATCGGTTGAAAAGTCCAGGATTCTCAGATTTTCGTCCTTACAAATCAATGTTTGAGTATTACCTGACATCTGGTCTTGATCTACTCCTTTATCAGCTGtacattgaaaattttgaatgggaAGAAGGCCCTCGACTGAAAATGTACTTGAAGTTTTTTCCAGTATATAATAATCAAAGCGTCAATGGTTTTATCTTCAATACGAGTGAGGTTCGGCGAATTATGAACATGTTCACATCATGGAGCATTCCTGATAGTGACATCTTTGGACCTTACGAACTTCTGAATTTCACTCTCCTGGACATTTATAAAGATG CATCTAAGGCCTCCTTGAGAATTGATGGTGTGAAGGCTTTCAGTTATGGAGAAATGGCTATGGCTACAAACAATTTTAACAACTCCGCTCTTGTTGGCCAAGGAGGGTATGGAAAGGTCTATAAAGGCATTCTAGCTGATGGAACAATTGTGGCCATTAAACGTGCACAAGAGGGATCCTTACAGGGTGAGAAGGAGTTCTTAACAGAGATAGAATTATTGTCAAGGTTACATCATCGGGACCTAGTGTCTTTGATTGGATATTGTGATGAAGAGGGTGAACAG ATGTTGGTCTATGAGTTTATGGTGAATGGTACTCTAAGGGATCACCTTTCTG CTAAATGTAAAGAACCTCTGAGTTTTGCGATGAGATTGAGAATTGCCCTGGGGTCAGCTAAGGGCATCCTCTACCTACACACGGAAGCTAATCCTCCAATATTTCATCGGGATATCAAGGCCAGCAACATATTATTGGATTCTAATTATACAGCAAAGGTTGCTGATTTTGGACTTTCGAGACTTGCTCCAGTTCCAGATATTGAAGGGACTGCGCCTGCTCATGTATCCACAGTTGTGAAGGGGACACCT GGTTACCTTGATCCAGAGTACTTTTTGACACATAAACTGACAGACAAAAGCGACGTTTACAGTCTTGGAGTCGTATTTCTCGAACTCCTGACTGGGATGCAGCCAATCTCACATGGGAAAAATATTGTTAGAGAG gTTAATGTTGCTCATCAGTCTGGTATGATCTTTTCGGTCATTGATGGAAGGATGGGATCATATCCTTCTGAATGTGTGGTTAAATTTTTGACCTTGGCCCTCAAGTGTTGCCAAGATGAAACAGATGCACGACCTTCAATGGCAGAGGTGGTTCGAGAACTTGATAGTATATGCCTTATGATGCCAGAGTCTGACATCAGAAAAGCAGATCCCATGGTCACTGACGTCGAAAAATATATGTCTCCACCACCATCATCCTCAACAGTGAAAAATCCTTATCTGTCGTCAGATGTATCTGGCAGCAACCTTGATAGTGGAGTCGTTCCAACCATCATGCCTAGATAG
- the LOC122292029 gene encoding probable LRR receptor-like serine/threonine-protein kinase At1g06840 isoform X1 — MTYICFHHSNIFFNCIFNLLLVWHTHTTTIPSVGKYKKFASSDVLCVTGMSKSTTWEYGIFVIAWLCWASLSFGAQGAITDTVEVTALQAIKRSLIDPNKNLSNWNRGDPCTSKWTGVVCSNTTLDDGYLHVQELQLLKMRLSGSLSPELGKLSYLQILDFMWNSISGSIPKEIGNITTLKLLLLNGNNLTGPLPEELGYLPNLDRIQIDQNNISGPIPVSFANLNKTKHFHMNNNSISGQIPPELSRLPSLVHFLLDNNNLSGYLPPEFSELPNLLIIQLDNNHFDGTTIPASYSRMSKLLKLSLRNCNLQGEIPDLSQIPNLGYLDLSLNLLNGTIPTERLSENITSIYLSNNNLTGTIPDSLSNLTHLQKLSIANNSLNGSVPSTIWQDRTLNGSESLTVELQNNNLSSITGDTNLPPNVTVWLQGNPFCSNTNLVSFCGSESDAENKNPGPTNNTLDCDSPGCPPPYEYSPKSPERCFCAAPLLVGYRLKSPGFSDFRPYKSMFEYYLTSGLDLLLYQLYIENFEWEEGPRLKMYLKFFPVYNNQSVNGFIFNTSEVRRIMNMFTSWSIPDSDIFGPYELLNFTLLDIYKDAITTSRSSSLSTGALAGIVVGTIAGAVTMSAVVSLLILRKCMKKYSAVSRKRRASKASLRIDGVKAFSYGEMAMATNNFNNSALVGQGGYGKVYKGILADGTIVAIKRAQEGSLQGEKEFLTEIELLSRLHHRDLVSLIGYCDEEGEQMLVYEFMVNGTLRDHLSAKCKEPLSFAMRLRIALGSAKGILYLHTEANPPIFHRDIKASNILLDSNYTAKVADFGLSRLAPVPDIEGTAPAHVSTVVKGTPGYLDPEYFLTHKLTDKSDVYSLGVVFLELLTGMQPISHGKNIVREVNVAHQSGMIFSVIDGRMGSYPSECVVKFLTLALKCCQDETDARPSMAEVVRELDSICLMMPESDIRKADPMVTDVEKYMSPPPSSSTVKNPYLSSDVSGSNLDSGVVPTIMPR, encoded by the exons atgacatatatatgtttccatcattctaatatatttttcaactgTATATTCAATCTTCTTCTT GTGTGGCACACACATACTACTACAATTCCCAGTGTTGGAAAGTATAAGAAGTTTGCGAGTTCTGACGTTCTATGCGTTACTGGGATGTCTAAGTCAACAACTTGGGAGTATGGAATATTTGTTATTGCATGGTTGTGTTGGGCTTCTCTATCTTTTGGAGCTCAGGGCGCCATTACCGACACAGTGGAAG TGACGGCATTGCAAGCCATCAAGAGAAGTTTGATAGATCCCAATAAGAATCTGAGCAATTGGAATCGAGGAGATCCGTGTACATCAAAATGGACAGGGGTTGTGTGCTCCAATACAACATTAGATGATGGATATTTACATGTTCAGGAACT GCAACTTCTGAAAATGAGATTGTCAGGAAGTCTATCACCAGAGCTTGGCAAATTATCGTACCTACAAATACT GGATTTTATGTGGAACAGCATAAGTGGGAGTATACCCAAGGAGATAGGCAATATCACCACCTTGAAACTCTT GCTTCTGAATGGAAACAACTTAACAGGTCCATTACCTGAAGAGCTTGGTTATCTTCCAAACTTGGACAGAATACAAATTGATCAGAACAACATATCAGGACCAATACCAGTATCATTTGCAAATTTGAACAAAACGAAgcattt TCACATGAACAACAATTCAATTAGTGGGCAAATTCCCCCAGAACTATCCAGATTACCAAGCCTTGTTCACTT CCTTCTGGATAATAACAACTTATCAGGGTATCTTCCACCGGAGTTCTCCGAACTGCCAAATTTACTGATAAT TCAACTTGATAATAATCACTTTGATGGGACTACAATTCCAGCTTCGTATAGCAGAATGTCTAAATTGCTGAAGTT GAGCCTTAGGAACTGCAACTTGCAAGGGGAGATTCCTGATTTGAGCCAAATACCGAACCTTGGTTATCT AGATCTCAGTTTAAATCTGCTAAATGGAACCATACCTACAGAGAGACTTTCTGAGAATATCACGTCCAT CTATTTATCCAACAACAATCTTACTGGAACAATTCCTGACAGCCTTTCGAATCTTACTCATCTCCAGAAACT GTCAATTGCGAACAATTCATTGAACGGCTCTGTTCCATCCACCATTTGGCAAGATAGGACTTTGAATGGAAGTGAAAGCCTTACAGT GGAGTTGCAGAATAATAATCTTTCAAGTATTACAGGCGATACTAATCTACCTCCAAATGTCACTGTCTG GCTTCAAGGGAATCCCTTTTGCTCGAACACCAACCTAGTCAGTTTTTGTGGATCTGAAAGTgatgctgaaaataaaaatccgGGTCCAACAAATAACACTTTGGATTGTGACAGTCCAGGATGTCCACCCCCTTATGAATATTCCCCTAAATCTCCTGAACGTTGTTTCTGTGCTGCCCCTCTACTTGTTGGATATCGGTTGAAAAGTCCAGGATTCTCAGATTTTCGTCCTTACAAATCAATGTTTGAGTATTACCTGACATCTGGTCTTGATCTACTCCTTTATCAGCTGtacattgaaaattttgaatgggaAGAAGGCCCTCGACTGAAAATGTACTTGAAGTTTTTTCCAGTATATAATAATCAAAGCGTCAATGGTTTTATCTTCAATACGAGTGAGGTTCGGCGAATTATGAACATGTTCACATCATGGAGCATTCCTGATAGTGACATCTTTGGACCTTACGAACTTCTGAATTTCACTCTCCTGGACATTTATAAAGATG CGATTACCACCTCTCGAAGTTCTAGTTTAAGCACAGGTGCACTGGCTGGCATAGTAGTGGGGACCATTGCAGGTGCAGTTACAATGTCCGCAGTTGTCTCTCTTCTAATACTAAGAAAGTGTATGAAGAAGTATAGTGCAGTTTCGAGAAAACGTCGTG CATCTAAGGCCTCCTTGAGAATTGATGGTGTGAAGGCTTTCAGTTATGGAGAAATGGCTATGGCTACAAACAATTTTAACAACTCCGCTCTTGTTGGCCAAGGAGGGTATGGAAAGGTCTATAAAGGCATTCTAGCTGATGGAACAATTGTGGCCATTAAACGTGCACAAGAGGGATCCTTACAGGGTGAGAAGGAGTTCTTAACAGAGATAGAATTATTGTCAAGGTTACATCATCGGGACCTAGTGTCTTTGATTGGATATTGTGATGAAGAGGGTGAACAG ATGTTGGTCTATGAGTTTATGGTGAATGGTACTCTAAGGGATCACCTTTCTG CTAAATGTAAAGAACCTCTGAGTTTTGCGATGAGATTGAGAATTGCCCTGGGGTCAGCTAAGGGCATCCTCTACCTACACACGGAAGCTAATCCTCCAATATTTCATCGGGATATCAAGGCCAGCAACATATTATTGGATTCTAATTATACAGCAAAGGTTGCTGATTTTGGACTTTCGAGACTTGCTCCAGTTCCAGATATTGAAGGGACTGCGCCTGCTCATGTATCCACAGTTGTGAAGGGGACACCT GGTTACCTTGATCCAGAGTACTTTTTGACACATAAACTGACAGACAAAAGCGACGTTTACAGTCTTGGAGTCGTATTTCTCGAACTCCTGACTGGGATGCAGCCAATCTCACATGGGAAAAATATTGTTAGAGAG gTTAATGTTGCTCATCAGTCTGGTATGATCTTTTCGGTCATTGATGGAAGGATGGGATCATATCCTTCTGAATGTGTGGTTAAATTTTTGACCTTGGCCCTCAAGTGTTGCCAAGATGAAACAGATGCACGACCTTCAATGGCAGAGGTGGTTCGAGAACTTGATAGTATATGCCTTATGATGCCAGAGTCTGACATCAGAAAAGCAGATCCCATGGTCACTGACGTCGAAAAATATATGTCTCCACCACCATCATCCTCAACAGTGAAAAATCCTTATCTGTCGTCAGATGTATCTGGCAGCAACCTTGATAGTGGAGTCGTTCCAACCATCATGCCTAGATAG
- the LOC122292029 gene encoding probable LRR receptor-like serine/threonine-protein kinase At1g06840 isoform X2 gives MSKSTTWEYGIFVIAWLCWASLSFGAQGAITDTVEVTALQAIKRSLIDPNKNLSNWNRGDPCTSKWTGVVCSNTTLDDGYLHVQELQLLKMRLSGSLSPELGKLSYLQILDFMWNSISGSIPKEIGNITTLKLLLLNGNNLTGPLPEELGYLPNLDRIQIDQNNISGPIPVSFANLNKTKHFHMNNNSISGQIPPELSRLPSLVHFLLDNNNLSGYLPPEFSELPNLLIIQLDNNHFDGTTIPASYSRMSKLLKLSLRNCNLQGEIPDLSQIPNLGYLDLSLNLLNGTIPTERLSENITSIYLSNNNLTGTIPDSLSNLTHLQKLSIANNSLNGSVPSTIWQDRTLNGSESLTVELQNNNLSSITGDTNLPPNVTVWLQGNPFCSNTNLVSFCGSESDAENKNPGPTNNTLDCDSPGCPPPYEYSPKSPERCFCAAPLLVGYRLKSPGFSDFRPYKSMFEYYLTSGLDLLLYQLYIENFEWEEGPRLKMYLKFFPVYNNQSVNGFIFNTSEVRRIMNMFTSWSIPDSDIFGPYELLNFTLLDIYKDAITTSRSSSLSTGALAGIVVGTIAGAVTMSAVVSLLILRKCMKKYSAVSRKRRASKASLRIDGVKAFSYGEMAMATNNFNNSALVGQGGYGKVYKGILADGTIVAIKRAQEGSLQGEKEFLTEIELLSRLHHRDLVSLIGYCDEEGEQMLVYEFMVNGTLRDHLSAKCKEPLSFAMRLRIALGSAKGILYLHTEANPPIFHRDIKASNILLDSNYTAKVADFGLSRLAPVPDIEGTAPAHVSTVVKGTPGYLDPEYFLTHKLTDKSDVYSLGVVFLELLTGMQPISHGKNIVREVNVAHQSGMIFSVIDGRMGSYPSECVVKFLTLALKCCQDETDARPSMAEVVRELDSICLMMPESDIRKADPMVTDVEKYMSPPPSSSTVKNPYLSSDVSGSNLDSGVVPTIMPR, from the exons ATGTCTAAGTCAACAACTTGGGAGTATGGAATATTTGTTATTGCATGGTTGTGTTGGGCTTCTCTATCTTTTGGAGCTCAGGGCGCCATTACCGACACAGTGGAAG TGACGGCATTGCAAGCCATCAAGAGAAGTTTGATAGATCCCAATAAGAATCTGAGCAATTGGAATCGAGGAGATCCGTGTACATCAAAATGGACAGGGGTTGTGTGCTCCAATACAACATTAGATGATGGATATTTACATGTTCAGGAACT GCAACTTCTGAAAATGAGATTGTCAGGAAGTCTATCACCAGAGCTTGGCAAATTATCGTACCTACAAATACT GGATTTTATGTGGAACAGCATAAGTGGGAGTATACCCAAGGAGATAGGCAATATCACCACCTTGAAACTCTT GCTTCTGAATGGAAACAACTTAACAGGTCCATTACCTGAAGAGCTTGGTTATCTTCCAAACTTGGACAGAATACAAATTGATCAGAACAACATATCAGGACCAATACCAGTATCATTTGCAAATTTGAACAAAACGAAgcattt TCACATGAACAACAATTCAATTAGTGGGCAAATTCCCCCAGAACTATCCAGATTACCAAGCCTTGTTCACTT CCTTCTGGATAATAACAACTTATCAGGGTATCTTCCACCGGAGTTCTCCGAACTGCCAAATTTACTGATAAT TCAACTTGATAATAATCACTTTGATGGGACTACAATTCCAGCTTCGTATAGCAGAATGTCTAAATTGCTGAAGTT GAGCCTTAGGAACTGCAACTTGCAAGGGGAGATTCCTGATTTGAGCCAAATACCGAACCTTGGTTATCT AGATCTCAGTTTAAATCTGCTAAATGGAACCATACCTACAGAGAGACTTTCTGAGAATATCACGTCCAT CTATTTATCCAACAACAATCTTACTGGAACAATTCCTGACAGCCTTTCGAATCTTACTCATCTCCAGAAACT GTCAATTGCGAACAATTCATTGAACGGCTCTGTTCCATCCACCATTTGGCAAGATAGGACTTTGAATGGAAGTGAAAGCCTTACAGT GGAGTTGCAGAATAATAATCTTTCAAGTATTACAGGCGATACTAATCTACCTCCAAATGTCACTGTCTG GCTTCAAGGGAATCCCTTTTGCTCGAACACCAACCTAGTCAGTTTTTGTGGATCTGAAAGTgatgctgaaaataaaaatccgGGTCCAACAAATAACACTTTGGATTGTGACAGTCCAGGATGTCCACCCCCTTATGAATATTCCCCTAAATCTCCTGAACGTTGTTTCTGTGCTGCCCCTCTACTTGTTGGATATCGGTTGAAAAGTCCAGGATTCTCAGATTTTCGTCCTTACAAATCAATGTTTGAGTATTACCTGACATCTGGTCTTGATCTACTCCTTTATCAGCTGtacattgaaaattttgaatgggaAGAAGGCCCTCGACTGAAAATGTACTTGAAGTTTTTTCCAGTATATAATAATCAAAGCGTCAATGGTTTTATCTTCAATACGAGTGAGGTTCGGCGAATTATGAACATGTTCACATCATGGAGCATTCCTGATAGTGACATCTTTGGACCTTACGAACTTCTGAATTTCACTCTCCTGGACATTTATAAAGATG CGATTACCACCTCTCGAAGTTCTAGTTTAAGCACAGGTGCACTGGCTGGCATAGTAGTGGGGACCATTGCAGGTGCAGTTACAATGTCCGCAGTTGTCTCTCTTCTAATACTAAGAAAGTGTATGAAGAAGTATAGTGCAGTTTCGAGAAAACGTCGTG CATCTAAGGCCTCCTTGAGAATTGATGGTGTGAAGGCTTTCAGTTATGGAGAAATGGCTATGGCTACAAACAATTTTAACAACTCCGCTCTTGTTGGCCAAGGAGGGTATGGAAAGGTCTATAAAGGCATTCTAGCTGATGGAACAATTGTGGCCATTAAACGTGCACAAGAGGGATCCTTACAGGGTGAGAAGGAGTTCTTAACAGAGATAGAATTATTGTCAAGGTTACATCATCGGGACCTAGTGTCTTTGATTGGATATTGTGATGAAGAGGGTGAACAG ATGTTGGTCTATGAGTTTATGGTGAATGGTACTCTAAGGGATCACCTTTCTG CTAAATGTAAAGAACCTCTGAGTTTTGCGATGAGATTGAGAATTGCCCTGGGGTCAGCTAAGGGCATCCTCTACCTACACACGGAAGCTAATCCTCCAATATTTCATCGGGATATCAAGGCCAGCAACATATTATTGGATTCTAATTATACAGCAAAGGTTGCTGATTTTGGACTTTCGAGACTTGCTCCAGTTCCAGATATTGAAGGGACTGCGCCTGCTCATGTATCCACAGTTGTGAAGGGGACACCT GGTTACCTTGATCCAGAGTACTTTTTGACACATAAACTGACAGACAAAAGCGACGTTTACAGTCTTGGAGTCGTATTTCTCGAACTCCTGACTGGGATGCAGCCAATCTCACATGGGAAAAATATTGTTAGAGAG gTTAATGTTGCTCATCAGTCTGGTATGATCTTTTCGGTCATTGATGGAAGGATGGGATCATATCCTTCTGAATGTGTGGTTAAATTTTTGACCTTGGCCCTCAAGTGTTGCCAAGATGAAACAGATGCACGACCTTCAATGGCAGAGGTGGTTCGAGAACTTGATAGTATATGCCTTATGATGCCAGAGTCTGACATCAGAAAAGCAGATCCCATGGTCACTGACGTCGAAAAATATATGTCTCCACCACCATCATCCTCAACAGTGAAAAATCCTTATCTGTCGTCAGATGTATCTGGCAGCAACCTTGATAGTGGAGTCGTTCCAACCATCATGCCTAGATAG